One genomic region from Hirundo rustica isolate bHirRus1 chromosome 5, bHirRus1.pri.v3, whole genome shotgun sequence encodes:
- the NWD2 gene encoding NACHT and WD repeat domain-containing protein 2 isoform X1, producing MWPAGAGGRPPCPRDAALRRAAFSGNLSALPSHLAPSGRSVRVFISANPEDTIAERRALREHVYPKLREFCRENYGLEFQVIDLYWGVEADEWDSPELQKTRMKLLEDCLKSSAGPCFVGLLGEKYGNIRIPGEVESAEFEMILDAAVEAKLETRILEEWYCRDENAVPPAYYLRPKSEMLKNYQNTMESSSNSVNENKWQDISEEIKKIFKTAVKLLYEKGKMKHSQAKRYLSSAIEDELDFALGKQTPAFLKKCVCYIRKIANIERFVKIPEMGKYMDVVHKAGKFLRDPEAHEKLIKLRDEFIPTIVASSNLRVYTSVTHCDMKLGYSQEVESHYIEGLGKQFYEDMIDIIQATVQQNFDTETDMLYDEVLQHSSLCKTYSTFYEYRCEALSIVHKYVLPRKIGHINPLIIYGGPCTGKTLLLAEAAKKAYSWLQEEMGPDSDPVVVIRFLGSTETSTDLKNILQSICEQLAVNYRCLVQSYPKKIHDLRDLFINLLNESSFHRPLVIIFDALEQLTDSDDGRKLWWLPIHLPRSVRIILSTLPNKHGILQKLRCLIHEESNYIELTARDRKMCSQVLKHQLLRVKRKVTSGQQIYVNEAFSKCTLPMFVNLTFREVRHWRSHKDVDESSLCVTVHESIEQLFWSLENKCGSRLLSRALGYITMSKSGLSEMELEDILALDNSVMYELNERVRESNPLRIPYIYIARLKEGLQGYLIERQVKNVTLLLWANRHLQLIAQKLYLHNEEDLREMHTVMAEYFLGVWSGGRRKPFYSNDQYLSGYPDHDSRGLNEDEKHCMDQAAFDRQAPDQPWVFQCNPLEPDIFFINHRKMTELIHHLTRCGRTDDLLYGVIMNFSWLYTMIRIGQFDKALSDIELAYSHSQEKELKFLASTLRSIKLKVVKYPGSLSAELQQRLLPVVSSLPKLRHLLLECDKDGPKYCSIVPLHSSMDVTYSPERLPLSSSCMHVTEILPTFNPSTIIAALENGSISTWDVETRQLLRQITTAPSVILGMKLSSDEKYLVVATTNNTLLIYDNINSCLLSEVEIKGSKHCGIAGDSSFINGFTLSVNHALAWLEASKDVTVIDLLYGWPLYHFHCWYEVTCVQCSPDGVYAFCGQYLNTATIFHLGSGEKLTTVTSEFSNGFVKFLLILDTAQEMVMVDSEGSLSVWNTEEIAKPQLTDDFDCRREDSEVVSIELSEDQSAILICKALSIELLDTRVWKVAEKFRAKHNERFISAVLSKNGNCIIASMENTSAIFVWRRDTGQCMASLQEISGTIVRLIKSNHHNMLLSLSTSGVLSIWDIDIITAMSNIDKSGKPIQRLVLPARGELIYTLDGSDSVHKWNFSTGFIEAVFKHEGIVENCVLTSSGEIMVTSDDKCSQYVWHTVRGENIFRINGQKISELMITHNDQFVVSLCEQNASRVWRLATGHRVCNILVALENAFITTANTFVVGMAKNKVLAVSLWTGSITKKFCCDDGASIVDIKLIPDCPDIIVFITSTETVNIWSLTEEVICRRVQLPTNFLKNLEDFEISPNGKLGIITRGDENINVLDLYSGKLRVVHAPGVIWRQRLSRDGRYLVYICCRGEEDDDNGAVSSLIVMRLADGKNIGACSLYKTPTFLALSQRHLNIIIGFDDGSIGTYTVVDRVDAALKIKIATSNSRQIFNNATQVIRPKCHNYSFKVTADCIWRESTEVFARDSPITVTEAEVSESTPTKRHSYCYEKVCSAIDCRGHSFASDN from the exons GGCCTATTGGGAGAGAAGTATGGGAACATCCGAATACCAGGGGAAGTTGAGTCAGCAGAATTTGAAATGATCCTGGATGCTGCTGTAGAGGCCAAGCTAGAGACAAGGATTTTAGAAGAGTGGTACTGCAGGGATGAGAATGCAGTGCCACCAGCATATTACCTCAGACCAAAATCAGAAATGCTGAAGAACTACCAGAATACG atggaaTCTTCTTCGAATTCTGTGAATGAGAACAAATGGCAAGATATATCAGAAGAGATTAAGAAGATTTTTAAGACTGCTGTGAAATTGCTgtatgagaaaggaaaaatgaaacacagccAAGCGAAGAGATACCTTTCTTCTG CTATTGAAGATGAACTTGATTTTGCCTTGGGTAAGCAAACACCAGCTTTCTTAAAGAAGTGTGTTTGCTACATCCGGAAAATTGCCAACATTGAGCGTTTCGTTAAAATTCCAGAGATGGGAAAATACATGGATGTGGTACATAAAGCTGGAAAGTTTCTACGAGATCCTGAAGCACATGAGAAACTAATCAAGCTCAGGGATGAATTCATTCCTACCATTGTCGCATCATCCAATCTGAGAGTGTACACATCTGTCACTCACTGTGACATGAAACTGGGTTACTCCCAAGAAGTGGAGAGCCATTACATTGAAGGACTTGGTAAACAGTTCTATGAAGACATGATTGATATAATCCAAGCTACAGTGCAGCAGAATTTTGATACAGAGACAGACATGCTGTACGATGAAGTTCTTCAACACTCATCGCTGTGTAAAACGTACTCCACTTTTTATGAATATAGATGTGAGGCATTAAGCATAGTTCATAAATATGTTTTACCAAGAAAAATAGGACACATTAACCCTCTTATCATCTATGGAGGACCATGCACAGGGAAGACTCTTTTGTTAGCTGAAGCAGCAAAGAAG GCCTATTCCTGGTTGCAAGAAGAGATGGGACCAGATTCTGACCCAGTAGTAGTTATAAGATTTTTGGGATCCACTGAAACAAGTACAGATCTGAAGAATATACTTCAAAGCATTTGTGAACAGCTAGCAGTCAACTATCGTTGCCTCGTACAAAGTTACCCAAAAAAGATTCACGACCTTCGGGACTTGTTCATAAATCTCCTTAATGAGTCTTCATTTCACAGGCCACTGGTGATTATATTTGATGCTTTAGAACAGTTAACAGATAGTGATGATGGCAGGAAGCTCTGGTGGCTTCCCATTCACCTTCCACGTTCAGTACGGATAATTTTGTCGACACTGCCAAACAAGCATGGGATCCTGCAAAAATTGAGGTGCCTTATTCATGAAGAAAGCAACTATATTGAATTGACTGCAAGGGACAGAAAAATGTGTAGTCAAGTACTGAAACATCAGCTGCTGCGAGTTAAAAGGAAAGTAACATCAGGGCAACAAATCTATGTCAATGAGGCATTTTCCAAGTGCACACTGCCTATGTTTGTGAACTTAACCTTCAGAGAGGTCAGGCACTGGAGATCTCATAAGGATGTGGATGAGTCCTCCCTCTGTGTTACTGTCCATGAAAGCATAGAGCAGTTgttttggtcactggaaaacaAGTGTGGGTCAAGACTATTGTCAAGAGCACTTGGCTACATCACTATGTCTAAATCTGGCCTGAGTGAAATGGAACTGGAGGATATTTTGGCCCTTGACAACAGTGTTATGTATGAACTGAATGAGAGAGTCAGAGAGAGTAACCCATTGAGAATTCCATATATATACATTGCAAGACTTAAGGAGGGCTTGCAGGGGTATTTAATAGAGCGACAGGTGAAAAATGTAACACTGCTTCTTTGGGCAAATAGGCACTTGCAGCTAATTGCCCAGAAATTGTACCTGCACAATGAAGAAGACTTGCGTGAAATGCACACAGTCATGGCAGAGTATTTCCTTGGTGTTTGGTCAGGTGGACGAAGAAAACCTTTTTACAGCAATGACCAATATCTGAGTGGTTATCCTGACCATGACAGTAGAGGCCTGAACGAGGATGAAAAGCACTGCATGGATCAGGCTGCTTTTGACAGGCAGGCGCCAGATCAGCCATGGGTCTTTCAGTGTAACCCATTGGAACCtgatatatttttcattaatcaCAGAAAAATGACAGAGCTTATCCATCACTTAACAAGATGTGGAAGAACTGATGATCTTCTGTATGGAGTCATCATGAACTTCAGCTGGCTGTACACCATGATTAGAATAGGGCAGTTTGATAAAGCACTTTCTGACATAGAACTAGCTTACTCTCACTCTCAAGAAAAGGAGCTGAAATTTCTGGCCAGTACCCTCCGCAGTATAAAGCTCAAAGTAGTAAAATACCCAGGTTCACTCTCTGCTGAATTACAGCAGAGACTTCTCCCAGTAGTAAGTTCATTGCCCAAACTTAGACATCTCCTCCTAGAATGTGACAAGGATGGACCCAAGTACTGCTCTATTGTCCCTCTGCATTCCTCCATGGATGTGACTTACAGCCCTGAGCGCCTGCCGCTGTCATCCAGCTGCATGCATGTCACTGAGATTTTGCCTACATTTAATCCCAGCACAATTATTGCTGCTTTAGAAAATGGCTCCATTAGCACTTGGGATGTAGAAACCCGCCAGTTATTAAGGCAAATTACAACAGCTCCGTCTGTTATCTTAGGGATGAAGCTTAGTAGTGATGAAAAGTATCTTGTAGTAGCTACAACAAACAACACTCTTTTGATATATGATAACATAAATTCCTGTCTTCTGTCTGAGGTGGAAATTAAGGGGTCAAAACACTGTGGAATTGCAGGAGACTCCAGTTTTATAAATGGATTTACATTATCAGTCAACCATGCACTTGCTTGGCTGGAGGCCAGTAAAGATGTTACTGTAATAGATCTGCTTTACGGTTGGCCTCTCTATCACTTCCACTGCTGGTACGAAGTGACCTGTGTGCAGTGTTCTCCAGATGGAGTTTATGCATTCTGTGGGCAGTATTTGAACACCGCGACCATTTTCCACTTGGGCAGTGGAGAGAAGCTGACCACCGTGACCTCTGAATTTTCAAACGGATTTGTTAAATTCCTTCTCATTTTGGACACAGCCCAAGAAATGGTGATGGTCGACAGTGAGGGTAGCCTCTCTGTTTGGAATACAGAGGAAATTGCAAAACCCCAGCTTACAGATGACTTTGACTGCAGAAGAGAAGACAGTGAAGTTGTCAGCATAGAGCTTTCTGAAGACCAAAGTGCAATTTTAATTTGTAAGGCTCTCAGCATTGAACTTCTTGACACTCGTGTGTGGAAGGTGGCTGAAAAGTTTAGAGCTAAACACAATGAGCGCTTTATATCTGCCGTGTTGTCCAAAAATGGCAACTGTATAATTGCTTCAATGGAAAATACCTCAGCCATTTTTGTGTGGAGAAGAGATACTGGACAGTGCATGGCAAGCTTACAAGAAATCTCAGGAACTATAGTCAGGCTGATTAAATCAAATCATCACAACATGCTGCTATCCTTATCCACCAGTGGTGTCCTTTCTATCTGGGATATAGACATCATAACTGCTATGTCCAATATTGACAAATCTGGCAAACCCATCCAAAGACTGGTGTTGCCAGCCAGAGGTGAACTAATATACACATTGGATGGATCAGATTCTGTCCATAAATGGAACTTCAGCACTGGATTTATTGAAGCTGTGTTCAAGCATGAAGGTATTGTTGAAAACTGTGTGCTGACCTCTTCTGGAGAGATAATGGTTACATCAGATGATAAATGCAGCCAGTATGTATGGCACACGGTTAGAGGTGAAAATATCTTTCGCATTAATGGACAAAAAATATCAGAGCTAATGATTACCCATAATGATCAGTTTGTAGTCTCTCTCTGTGAGCAGAATGCATCCAGAGTTTGGCGACTGGCTACAGGACATAGAGTTTGCAATATTTTAGTTGCCTTAGAGAATGCATTTATAACAACTGCAAATACATTTGTAGTTGGAATGGCAAAGAACAAAGTATTGGCAGTGAGTCTCTGGACAGGCAGTATAACAAAGAAGTTTTGCTGTGATGATGGTGCAAGCATTGTAGATATTAAGTTGATACCAGACTGCCCAGATATTATAGTATTTATAACATCTACTGAAACTGTGAACATCTGGAGCCTAACAGAGGAAGTCATCTGCAGACGTGTACAACTGCCTACCAATTTCTTAAAAAACTTGGAAGACTTTGAAATATCTCCAAATGGGAAGCTAGGAATTATAACCCGTGGTGATGAGAACATCAATGTGCTTGATTTATACAGTGGAAAACTTCGCGTGGTTCACGCTCCAGGTGTCATCTGGCGGCAGAGGCTGTCTCGTGATGGCCGCTACCTGGTGTACATTTGTTGTCGTGGGGAAGAAGATGATGACAATGGTGCAGTCTCTAGTTTAATTGTAATGAGGCTAGCAGATGGCAAAAACATCGGTGCCTGTTCTCTTTATAAAACTCCCACTTTTCTTGCACTCTCACAGAGACATTTAAACATTATTATTGGATTTGATGATGGAAGTATAGGTACTTACACTGTAGTGGATCGAGTTGATGCTGCACTGAAAATCAAAATTGCTACTTCAAACAGCCGTCAGATTTTCAACAACGCAACACAAGTGATTAGGCCAAAGTGTCACAATTATAGTTTCAAAGTGACTGCAGACTGCATTTGGAGGGAATCAACTGAAGTATTTGCAAGGGATAGCCCCATTACAGTTACAGAGGCTGAGGTGAGTGAATCAACACCAACCAAAAGACACAGCTACTGCTACGAGAAAGTGTGCTCAGCCATAGATTGCAGAGGACACAGTTTCGCATCTGACAACTGA
- the NWD2 gene encoding NACHT and WD repeat domain-containing protein 2 isoform X2, whose protein sequence is MKLLEDCLKSSAGPCFVGLLGEKYGNIRIPGEVESAEFEMILDAAVEAKLETRILEEWYCRDENAVPPAYYLRPKSEMLKNYQNTMESSSNSVNENKWQDISEEIKKIFKTAVKLLYEKGKMKHSQAKRYLSSAIEDELDFALGKQTPAFLKKCVCYIRKIANIERFVKIPEMGKYMDVVHKAGKFLRDPEAHEKLIKLRDEFIPTIVASSNLRVYTSVTHCDMKLGYSQEVESHYIEGLGKQFYEDMIDIIQATVQQNFDTETDMLYDEVLQHSSLCKTYSTFYEYRCEALSIVHKYVLPRKIGHINPLIIYGGPCTGKTLLLAEAAKKAYSWLQEEMGPDSDPVVVIRFLGSTETSTDLKNILQSICEQLAVNYRCLVQSYPKKIHDLRDLFINLLNESSFHRPLVIIFDALEQLTDSDDGRKLWWLPIHLPRSVRIILSTLPNKHGILQKLRCLIHEESNYIELTARDRKMCSQVLKHQLLRVKRKVTSGQQIYVNEAFSKCTLPMFVNLTFREVRHWRSHKDVDESSLCVTVHESIEQLFWSLENKCGSRLLSRALGYITMSKSGLSEMELEDILALDNSVMYELNERVRESNPLRIPYIYIARLKEGLQGYLIERQVKNVTLLLWANRHLQLIAQKLYLHNEEDLREMHTVMAEYFLGVWSGGRRKPFYSNDQYLSGYPDHDSRGLNEDEKHCMDQAAFDRQAPDQPWVFQCNPLEPDIFFINHRKMTELIHHLTRCGRTDDLLYGVIMNFSWLYTMIRIGQFDKALSDIELAYSHSQEKELKFLASTLRSIKLKVVKYPGSLSAELQQRLLPVVSSLPKLRHLLLECDKDGPKYCSIVPLHSSMDVTYSPERLPLSSSCMHVTEILPTFNPSTIIAALENGSISTWDVETRQLLRQITTAPSVILGMKLSSDEKYLVVATTNNTLLIYDNINSCLLSEVEIKGSKHCGIAGDSSFINGFTLSVNHALAWLEASKDVTVIDLLYGWPLYHFHCWYEVTCVQCSPDGVYAFCGQYLNTATIFHLGSGEKLTTVTSEFSNGFVKFLLILDTAQEMVMVDSEGSLSVWNTEEIAKPQLTDDFDCRREDSEVVSIELSEDQSAILICKALSIELLDTRVWKVAEKFRAKHNERFISAVLSKNGNCIIASMENTSAIFVWRRDTGQCMASLQEISGTIVRLIKSNHHNMLLSLSTSGVLSIWDIDIITAMSNIDKSGKPIQRLVLPARGELIYTLDGSDSVHKWNFSTGFIEAVFKHEGIVENCVLTSSGEIMVTSDDKCSQYVWHTVRGENIFRINGQKISELMITHNDQFVVSLCEQNASRVWRLATGHRVCNILVALENAFITTANTFVVGMAKNKVLAVSLWTGSITKKFCCDDGASIVDIKLIPDCPDIIVFITSTETVNIWSLTEEVICRRVQLPTNFLKNLEDFEISPNGKLGIITRGDENINVLDLYSGKLRVVHAPGVIWRQRLSRDGRYLVYICCRGEEDDDNGAVSSLIVMRLADGKNIGACSLYKTPTFLALSQRHLNIIIGFDDGSIGTYTVVDRVDAALKIKIATSNSRQIFNNATQVIRPKCHNYSFKVTADCIWRESTEVFARDSPITVTEAEVSESTPTKRHSYCYEKVCSAIDCRGHSFASDN, encoded by the exons GGCCTATTGGGAGAGAAGTATGGGAACATCCGAATACCAGGGGAAGTTGAGTCAGCAGAATTTGAAATGATCCTGGATGCTGCTGTAGAGGCCAAGCTAGAGACAAGGATTTTAGAAGAGTGGTACTGCAGGGATGAGAATGCAGTGCCACCAGCATATTACCTCAGACCAAAATCAGAAATGCTGAAGAACTACCAGAATACG atggaaTCTTCTTCGAATTCTGTGAATGAGAACAAATGGCAAGATATATCAGAAGAGATTAAGAAGATTTTTAAGACTGCTGTGAAATTGCTgtatgagaaaggaaaaatgaaacacagccAAGCGAAGAGATACCTTTCTTCTG CTATTGAAGATGAACTTGATTTTGCCTTGGGTAAGCAAACACCAGCTTTCTTAAAGAAGTGTGTTTGCTACATCCGGAAAATTGCCAACATTGAGCGTTTCGTTAAAATTCCAGAGATGGGAAAATACATGGATGTGGTACATAAAGCTGGAAAGTTTCTACGAGATCCTGAAGCACATGAGAAACTAATCAAGCTCAGGGATGAATTCATTCCTACCATTGTCGCATCATCCAATCTGAGAGTGTACACATCTGTCACTCACTGTGACATGAAACTGGGTTACTCCCAAGAAGTGGAGAGCCATTACATTGAAGGACTTGGTAAACAGTTCTATGAAGACATGATTGATATAATCCAAGCTACAGTGCAGCAGAATTTTGATACAGAGACAGACATGCTGTACGATGAAGTTCTTCAACACTCATCGCTGTGTAAAACGTACTCCACTTTTTATGAATATAGATGTGAGGCATTAAGCATAGTTCATAAATATGTTTTACCAAGAAAAATAGGACACATTAACCCTCTTATCATCTATGGAGGACCATGCACAGGGAAGACTCTTTTGTTAGCTGAAGCAGCAAAGAAG GCCTATTCCTGGTTGCAAGAAGAGATGGGACCAGATTCTGACCCAGTAGTAGTTATAAGATTTTTGGGATCCACTGAAACAAGTACAGATCTGAAGAATATACTTCAAAGCATTTGTGAACAGCTAGCAGTCAACTATCGTTGCCTCGTACAAAGTTACCCAAAAAAGATTCACGACCTTCGGGACTTGTTCATAAATCTCCTTAATGAGTCTTCATTTCACAGGCCACTGGTGATTATATTTGATGCTTTAGAACAGTTAACAGATAGTGATGATGGCAGGAAGCTCTGGTGGCTTCCCATTCACCTTCCACGTTCAGTACGGATAATTTTGTCGACACTGCCAAACAAGCATGGGATCCTGCAAAAATTGAGGTGCCTTATTCATGAAGAAAGCAACTATATTGAATTGACTGCAAGGGACAGAAAAATGTGTAGTCAAGTACTGAAACATCAGCTGCTGCGAGTTAAAAGGAAAGTAACATCAGGGCAACAAATCTATGTCAATGAGGCATTTTCCAAGTGCACACTGCCTATGTTTGTGAACTTAACCTTCAGAGAGGTCAGGCACTGGAGATCTCATAAGGATGTGGATGAGTCCTCCCTCTGTGTTACTGTCCATGAAAGCATAGAGCAGTTgttttggtcactggaaaacaAGTGTGGGTCAAGACTATTGTCAAGAGCACTTGGCTACATCACTATGTCTAAATCTGGCCTGAGTGAAATGGAACTGGAGGATATTTTGGCCCTTGACAACAGTGTTATGTATGAACTGAATGAGAGAGTCAGAGAGAGTAACCCATTGAGAATTCCATATATATACATTGCAAGACTTAAGGAGGGCTTGCAGGGGTATTTAATAGAGCGACAGGTGAAAAATGTAACACTGCTTCTTTGGGCAAATAGGCACTTGCAGCTAATTGCCCAGAAATTGTACCTGCACAATGAAGAAGACTTGCGTGAAATGCACACAGTCATGGCAGAGTATTTCCTTGGTGTTTGGTCAGGTGGACGAAGAAAACCTTTTTACAGCAATGACCAATATCTGAGTGGTTATCCTGACCATGACAGTAGAGGCCTGAACGAGGATGAAAAGCACTGCATGGATCAGGCTGCTTTTGACAGGCAGGCGCCAGATCAGCCATGGGTCTTTCAGTGTAACCCATTGGAACCtgatatatttttcattaatcaCAGAAAAATGACAGAGCTTATCCATCACTTAACAAGATGTGGAAGAACTGATGATCTTCTGTATGGAGTCATCATGAACTTCAGCTGGCTGTACACCATGATTAGAATAGGGCAGTTTGATAAAGCACTTTCTGACATAGAACTAGCTTACTCTCACTCTCAAGAAAAGGAGCTGAAATTTCTGGCCAGTACCCTCCGCAGTATAAAGCTCAAAGTAGTAAAATACCCAGGTTCACTCTCTGCTGAATTACAGCAGAGACTTCTCCCAGTAGTAAGTTCATTGCCCAAACTTAGACATCTCCTCCTAGAATGTGACAAGGATGGACCCAAGTACTGCTCTATTGTCCCTCTGCATTCCTCCATGGATGTGACTTACAGCCCTGAGCGCCTGCCGCTGTCATCCAGCTGCATGCATGTCACTGAGATTTTGCCTACATTTAATCCCAGCACAATTATTGCTGCTTTAGAAAATGGCTCCATTAGCACTTGGGATGTAGAAACCCGCCAGTTATTAAGGCAAATTACAACAGCTCCGTCTGTTATCTTAGGGATGAAGCTTAGTAGTGATGAAAAGTATCTTGTAGTAGCTACAACAAACAACACTCTTTTGATATATGATAACATAAATTCCTGTCTTCTGTCTGAGGTGGAAATTAAGGGGTCAAAACACTGTGGAATTGCAGGAGACTCCAGTTTTATAAATGGATTTACATTATCAGTCAACCATGCACTTGCTTGGCTGGAGGCCAGTAAAGATGTTACTGTAATAGATCTGCTTTACGGTTGGCCTCTCTATCACTTCCACTGCTGGTACGAAGTGACCTGTGTGCAGTGTTCTCCAGATGGAGTTTATGCATTCTGTGGGCAGTATTTGAACACCGCGACCATTTTCCACTTGGGCAGTGGAGAGAAGCTGACCACCGTGACCTCTGAATTTTCAAACGGATTTGTTAAATTCCTTCTCATTTTGGACACAGCCCAAGAAATGGTGATGGTCGACAGTGAGGGTAGCCTCTCTGTTTGGAATACAGAGGAAATTGCAAAACCCCAGCTTACAGATGACTTTGACTGCAGAAGAGAAGACAGTGAAGTTGTCAGCATAGAGCTTTCTGAAGACCAAAGTGCAATTTTAATTTGTAAGGCTCTCAGCATTGAACTTCTTGACACTCGTGTGTGGAAGGTGGCTGAAAAGTTTAGAGCTAAACACAATGAGCGCTTTATATCTGCCGTGTTGTCCAAAAATGGCAACTGTATAATTGCTTCAATGGAAAATACCTCAGCCATTTTTGTGTGGAGAAGAGATACTGGACAGTGCATGGCAAGCTTACAAGAAATCTCAGGAACTATAGTCAGGCTGATTAAATCAAATCATCACAACATGCTGCTATCCTTATCCACCAGTGGTGTCCTTTCTATCTGGGATATAGACATCATAACTGCTATGTCCAATATTGACAAATCTGGCAAACCCATCCAAAGACTGGTGTTGCCAGCCAGAGGTGAACTAATATACACATTGGATGGATCAGATTCTGTCCATAAATGGAACTTCAGCACTGGATTTATTGAAGCTGTGTTCAAGCATGAAGGTATTGTTGAAAACTGTGTGCTGACCTCTTCTGGAGAGATAATGGTTACATCAGATGATAAATGCAGCCAGTATGTATGGCACACGGTTAGAGGTGAAAATATCTTTCGCATTAATGGACAAAAAATATCAGAGCTAATGATTACCCATAATGATCAGTTTGTAGTCTCTCTCTGTGAGCAGAATGCATCCAGAGTTTGGCGACTGGCTACAGGACATAGAGTTTGCAATATTTTAGTTGCCTTAGAGAATGCATTTATAACAACTGCAAATACATTTGTAGTTGGAATGGCAAAGAACAAAGTATTGGCAGTGAGTCTCTGGACAGGCAGTATAACAAAGAAGTTTTGCTGTGATGATGGTGCAAGCATTGTAGATATTAAGTTGATACCAGACTGCCCAGATATTATAGTATTTATAACATCTACTGAAACTGTGAACATCTGGAGCCTAACAGAGGAAGTCATCTGCAGACGTGTACAACTGCCTACCAATTTCTTAAAAAACTTGGAAGACTTTGAAATATCTCCAAATGGGAAGCTAGGAATTATAACCCGTGGTGATGAGAACATCAATGTGCTTGATTTATACAGTGGAAAACTTCGCGTGGTTCACGCTCCAGGTGTCATCTGGCGGCAGAGGCTGTCTCGTGATGGCCGCTACCTGGTGTACATTTGTTGTCGTGGGGAAGAAGATGATGACAATGGTGCAGTCTCTAGTTTAATTGTAATGAGGCTAGCAGATGGCAAAAACATCGGTGCCTGTTCTCTTTATAAAACTCCCACTTTTCTTGCACTCTCACAGAGACATTTAAACATTATTATTGGATTTGATGATGGAAGTATAGGTACTTACACTGTAGTGGATCGAGTTGATGCTGCACTGAAAATCAAAATTGCTACTTCAAACAGCCGTCAGATTTTCAACAACGCAACACAAGTGATTAGGCCAAAGTGTCACAATTATAGTTTCAAAGTGACTGCAGACTGCATTTGGAGGGAATCAACTGAAGTATTTGCAAGGGATAGCCCCATTACAGTTACAGAGGCTGAGGTGAGTGAATCAACACCAACCAAAAGACACAGCTACTGCTACGAGAAAGTGTGCTCAGCCATAGATTGCAGAGGACACAGTTTCGCATCTGACAACTGA